Proteins encoded together in one Lathyrus oleraceus cultivar Zhongwan6 chromosome 5, CAAS_Psat_ZW6_1.0, whole genome shotgun sequence window:
- the LOC127080325 gene encoding uncharacterized protein LOC127080325, with product MGQPKISLKKLASVKGKFSKPIYNYLNRFRLLKDICFTQVSEHELVKISVGGLNYSIRKKLDTQYLKDMAQLADRVQQVERLKAEKARANKNNRRERVAYVELDEDGPGTYSDPLNFDESEVDLVELKQGPPYSCRVITPLNGKNLVELEKSDAFPKKIYIFDITKCDDIFNLLVKDDHMIVPPSDKIPSLEQRKKRGFCKYHNFLGHRTLQCFLYRDLVQKAIRDGRLKFGDR from the coding sequence ATGGGACAACCGAAGATCAGTTTGAAGAAATTGGCCAGTGTTAAAGGAAAATTCTCTAAGCCAATATATAATTATTTGAATAGATTTCGTTTGCTTAAGGACATATGTTTTACACAAGTGTCTGAACATGAATTGGTCAAAATTTCTGTTGGTGGCCTTAATTATTCCATTAGGAAAAAACTAGATACCCAATATCTAAAGGATATGGCCCAGTTGGCTGACAGGGTTCAACAAGTAGAGCGCCTGAAGGCTGAAAAAGCTAGAGCAAATAAGAATAACAGGAGGGAAAGGGTAGCCTACGTCGAATTAGATGAAGATGGTCCAGGAACATATAGTGATCCCCTAAATTTTGACGAAAGCGAAGTGGACCTcgttgaattgaagcaaggacCACCTTACTCATGCAGAGTCATAACGCCTTTGAATGGAAAAAACCTAGTCGAACTAGAAAAGAGTGATGCATTCCCTAAGAAAATATACATTTTCGACATCACCAAGTGTGACgatattttcaatttattagTTAAAGATGACCATATGATAGTGCCTCCTAGTGATAAAATACCTTCTTTAGAACAAAGGAAAAAGAGGGGGTTTTGCAAGTATCATAATTTTTTGGGCCATAGAACTTTGCAATGTTTTCTCTATAGGGATCTTGTGCAGAAGGCTATCAGAGACGGAAGGCTCAAGTTCGGAGATAGGTAG
- the LOC127080326 gene encoding uncharacterized protein LOC127080326 produces the protein MQKGHTNYSEHEDEEEKNAPVEGEVDKEMQDADDIVEDISDDGSPKITNPNTDSLDDKEEEDQSMSYLLIEPIEDEDEKQDHEPKNEQIKDIPMTKITSDGAKRTTVPSTENTDALSSEELEALKKSKPVKYLKAIIIARGSSIEKSPSTSTVSGGQSTIKSGDELLLKIKENSFDVDLLQLLENDTTTCFGIKDLLKQADILNASLEVADIIMDLGLMIDQVVAELNRIREASNKIHDKLETQAAEWDATAESIAKVAELEKGSEKNKKEVEAYDKNIQAWEQ, from the coding sequence ATGCAAAAGGGTCATACCAACTATTCAGAGCATGAGGACGAAGAAGAGAAAAATGCCCCTGTTGAGGGGGAAGTGGATAAGGAGATGCAGGATGCTGACGACATCGTCGAAGACATATCTGATGATGGCTCTCCAAAAATTACAAATCCAAACACTGATAGtctagatgacaaagaagaagaGGATCAGTCTATGTCCTACCTTCTCATAGAGCCTATTGAGGACGAGGATGAGAAACAGGATCATGAACCAAAGAACGAGCAAATCAAAGACATACCCATGACCAAAATAACTTCTGATGGTGCCAAAAGGACTACAGTTCCTTCGACCGAAAATACTGATGCCCTATCTTCAGAAGAACTTGAGGCGCTGAAAAAGAGCAAACCAGTGAAATACCTGAAGGCCATTATCATTGCAAGGGGTAGTTCAATTGAGAAAAGCCCTAGTACTTCGACAGTGTCAGGTGGCCAATCTACCATCAAATCTGGTGATGAATTGCTCCTGAAAATCAAAGAAAATTCCTTCGATGTTGATCTTCTCCAACTCTTGGAGAACGACACCACTACCTGCTTTGGGATCAAAGATCTTCTGAAACAAGCTGACATCTTGAATGCTTCCCTAGAAGTTGCAGACATAATCATGGATCTGGGATTGATGATCGATCAAGTTGTTGCTGAACTTAATCGTATAAGGGAAGCTTCGAACAAAATCCACGACAAACTAGAGACCCAAGCAGCGGAATGGGACGCCACCGCTGAATCTATTGCAAAAGTGGCAGAATTGGAGAAGGGCTCTGAGAAGAACAAAAAGGAGGTCGAAGCTTATGACAAAAACATTCAGGCTTGGGAGCAATAG